The nucleotide sequence GCTAATACTTTGTTGGGAGATGATCCTGGTGCTGGTGGTTATATAGAAAATAGATTTGAAGATGATGAAGGAGATGTAAAATTCAATCTTCAAGATTATGCTTCTAATTTCGGTAACAGGTTTACAGGTGAAAGCATCAGGAGACTCGTTAGTAATCTACTCAAACAATATCCAGATAAATCAATAAAAATAATAATGAATAACATAAGAATAATATCGTCATCTTTTGCTGATGAACTATTTGGAAAACTGGCAGTTGAATTGGGAAGAAATAAGTTTATTAAAATAATAAAGCTTGAAGGTGCTAATGATATTTGTCAGGCTATTATAAATAGCTCTATTGAACAAAGATTAGAACAAACAGCTCAGGCAAACTCAATAACTAAGTTTTGAGGCTAACGCCTCATGCGTTGGGCAATCATATTTATGTAGTCCAATGGTTAAATCTAGGGTTTCAAACAACTCTAATCGCTCCAATCAATCTACTGCCAAAACTGCTGCTTCTAATCCCAAAGCTAATACCAAAGCTCAAGCAGCCAAATCCAAAGCTCCTAACACTCAATTGTCAGACCTTGATATTGACGATATTGACCCAGAACTTCTCAGTGACAGTTATAACCAAGTTAGACGACCGTTACTGCCTTACGGCATTGTCGTTAATGACAAACCCGCCGGACTTATGATTCCAGAAGACCAGCTAGAAAAGGCTGGCTGGCTTGATATGCCAATTGAGGACGACCTAACTATTGTCACCCTAACTGAAGATGTTACTGGACTCTTAATTACTCAAGCACGGTTACTAGTTTTAGCTTTTGTACCAGAATATATCCGTTATAAATCAGATGTTGAAGACTTGGGTGGTTCTTTTGTTGGGCTTTATGATGAATACAAACATAACCTTGACAAGAAAACAATGGATGTGTGTTCAGAACATGCACTGATGTTTCTGGATGAGGATAATCAACCCCTGCATACTACTCCTGTCGTTGTCCGCTTTAAGAATGTAGCTCTCTGGAGTTTTAAGTCAGTGCGTGAGGAGTTTTACCGTTCTTTGGAGAAAACCTTTGCTGACTATTTCCAAGTGCCATTTAGCGGTAAAAGCGATAGGTGGCGTAGCTTAGGTGTACTGGAAGTCGAGTTCAAAGCTGTCAAAGAGGGCGAAGGTAAGAATAAACACGACTGTTGTAAGACTGTAGCTTATACCAAACCCACCGTTGAAAATCTGTCTCAATTTTATTTGGGTCAGCCCACAGCTAAAGCCCTAATTTGGAAACAACATGATGCGATCGCTGGTTTTACTGAACCTCAATCCCTACCTGCTTTACCGGGAGAATCGGTATCTGTAGACGTGGAAGTATTGCCACCAAACAAGAATAGGAACAAAACTCAAAGCGATCGTAAATCCAAACCAGCGACCAAGCCACCTCGCAAAATTCAACTTATTGACGATGACGACTTCCTCGATGAAACCGATGATTTGGAAGCTGAGTTAGACGATGGTGATTTTGAGGAGGAAGACGATGAACTGGATGATGAGGAATAGTCCAATGCAACTATAGCGTCAATGAGAGTATGTCACATGAAAATACCCTGCCGTAGCTAAGAAGACTATGGCAGAGTTTTCTTCTAGATTTCAAGTTATCAACTTTGAGAGTTTTTACTATTAGTGAAAAGCTGACTATCAGCAAGTTGATAGCCAGTGCCATTGAAACAAAAATTCAATTGGCGTAGCTGCTCTTGCTCGGTTTGCAGTACCTTAATGCACGGTAATGCCTGACCTCGATTCTCTCCCACTGACAACAAATGTTTACCTGGTGGTAGATTGGGATTCAAGTAACTCAAGAATACCTGAGTAATTGGTTTGTCCTTTCTGAGCCAGTAACCAGTATACAAGCAACCCAAAGCACCACAGACATCAGGCGTGTTCAAGTTGAAAACTGCGAACCTGCCGTCTTTCCCTTCCACACTCCAAGCCAGTATATTTTTAGCAGATGCTTTGGCATTCAACTCTGTATTTTCTACAATCACCTGTTCAACTACACGATCGCGCACAACATTAGCAGCTTTGTTCCAAGTAACCGTTGCCGCATTTAAGCTACAGCCCCCTAAACTAATGAGAACCGACAGCAACAAAAAGATGCTGAAACCAATACGAAACCAATGAATCCAGTAGCGTACCCTCATAGAAGGTGCTGGTAATTCATACGCAGTTGTCTTCAGTGGTTGAGACTGAGTAGGAGAAAAGGAGGAAGAATAAACTCCCTTTCCTTCCTCTGCTTGCCCAAAGTGTATTTTGGAACGCAGATCAGTATCAAATATTTCTTTTATCTCATGGGGTGAAGTAATAGAAGTTTTAGATAAATCTGTCATACTCTACTTCTTGTTTTCAGTATTTTTAGTAGTGCTGATGTAGCTAGAATTTACATTGGGAGAACAGGTCAGCGTTCGATTATCGCTATTACCATTGCGATAACTAGCTAAAGCGGTTTTGCCGTAATCTTTGAGACTGAGGCGACCTAGGGCATCTGAGCCATTTCCATCAACTTTGCTGTAATCACCACCAAAGTGCTTTTGAGCCACTCGTTCAATTAGGCGTTCGCCCGTAAATGGCTCTCCTGTAACCGGATCGATTTGCTGTTGTGTCACTTGAATTTTGTTAGCCATATCAGCCATAAATGCCCTATCTTGGTCAGCTGGAGGAAAAAACTCAAATAGTTCAGCCTCTGTTGGTTGATGCCCTTGCTGTACTTGACTCAGGAACTCTTGACCTCCAGGCTTGGCAGCAATTAACTGCACTGCATAGGGGTTATAACTCATGAACTGGTAGCGACCGAGAGCGCGACCACAATTTAAACCCCCATCCGCACAGGTATGTATGCCAACTGCTTTGTAATCTCCGCTACCAGCGCTCTCAATTTCCGAAATTGCATTTCCCAGCGATCGCAAATCAATACCAGAGAATGATTGACCTGTTATCGACTGACTACCATTACTAAACGTGCATGGATTAATCTTCTCTCTTACTCCAGTACGGTTGGTAGTGCTAGCTTTAGGCTCTCTCGTAGCTCCAGTTGGTAAAGACGCGGTATTTGTCCTTTGTTCATTCAAATTGCCTACAAACATCAAGGCATTAACCTTATAGCTGAAAAAAGGAACAGGCCCGATAAAGTAAGGTGTACAACCCATTCGCCAAGCACAGAACCGAAAGAACAAAGCCGTATCTACCGTATCAGTAGTTTCATCCGGCTCCATTACCACCACCTTAAAAGCTTTACCAAACGGTAGCCTTCCTGTTGGTTCCCGACCATTATTCACTGCTTTCAGGATACCCTGTCCGCCCTCGACTTCTTGGTATTTACCGGAAATCCACTGCTTACCTTCTAACTTACCGCGATCGCTACGACCTGCATTTTCCAAATCATCCAATTCTAAATAAGCGCAGTCTTTTTCAGTACAAGGCACAGAAAATCCTTGCACGTCTGAACCAGAAATCGTATTGTTACGACGGTTTTCTGTTGGCCCATAAACTACATCAAGCCGCATTACCAAGTTACCAATTTCAGTGATTGGATTAGGCATTGATCCTAAAGGTACTTGTCCCAAACCAGGAATATCCGAAACATTGCTATTCATCCAACCTGTAAATTGTTGTAGCTGTACTGCATCTAAGTTAGGAATTGAAGAAATAGAAAACTCTGACAAGTCGATTTCTCCCAGCTTCATTTGCCCAACTTCATACTGTGTTAGTACCTGAGCGAGTGTTAAATTAGATGCGGTAATTCCCTGAGATTTTAGTAAGGTTGCAATAGGTGTAATATTGTTTACTTGTGTCTTAGCTAGTTCTGGAACAACCTGAGCTAAATGGCTCAACGTCTGCTCCCCAATCAGGGGAAATTCACTCAAGGCAATTTTGTTTAAATCTATACTGTTAATGTCTGTGTTCGCCTCTGGTTGTGTGCGGAGAGCGATCGCCTGCAAAGAAAACTCCTCTGCCTGCAATGCTTCACTGATATCTCCTAACTTCAAATATTGGTCAGGAGTCATACCCACGTTCCAAGTGCGACTCAGGTCATAACCCAGTGTTTGAGTGTAGGGACTGCCATCAATTGCACCAGATTGACTGATACCTGGTAGTTGGGCCAGAGAAATGCGGCTCCAGTCTGGGAGCAAAACTTTAGTAGCAGGTAGTTGAGACTGAGGATTTGCAACTTCTACAATTCGAGTCGGTAAATTGCCATCACCAAATGTGTTGATTGTAGCTTGTGCGACGATGCTATAAATAATACAAGTTATGACAACCAGAAGAGATATCCAGGCTTTTGGTATCTTCATAATTTCAGGTTTAAAAATGACAGCAGCTACACCCCACTAAGTAAAGTGATTTATTGAATAAAAACCCGGCGTTGCTGAATGAAGGAATGAAAATTAAAAATTAAAAATTTAATCTCTCAAACTCTTACTCTCTGCGCCTCTGCGTGAGACAAAAATCATCCCACTGATCAGCAATGCCAAAAACCCAATCAATTGTTGCTTATGGGGTATAGAAAGAGAGTGAAAATATGACTTATAACTCTAGCTCCTCTTCTGCTGACTGTTGACTTTTCTTAGACTTGTAACCGGAGCCAGAGCCATATCCTGGTAATTGAGGATTAGGATTGGCAGCCGATTCAGTGTAAGGTGTATCCCCAAGATTGATTTCAAAAATATTCTCTTGATAACCATCCCTAAATTGGTCTGCTTGCAAGGGATTACTACTATTTCCAGAACTTGATTGCTCAACACCGTAACCTTCAGATTGATAGCCACTGCCAGACTGATAATTACTACTGTCGTCAGTATCAAGATTTTGGTTAATTGTGGATTCGTTATTCATTGACATTACCTGAAAAAGCTGTATTAATGCCAGCATAAAAAGATTTATCTAATATCAGCCTTAACCTATTGGACATTAATTTTTTAGCCGATTGGCTATTTTTGGTGATGCGCTCATATCGAGATGACAAATGGAGCAAATGAATTTAATTTCACCAGAAATAATGGCAGAAATCAGTGATGTTAATAGTACCAAACTGCCAGACAACACCCTGAAAATGCTGCAAATTCTGGCAAGTTTAAATACACCAAAAGAATTATTAGCAAGTCTTTTAGAAATAGCTGAATTTTCCCTACACCATGTTCGCTACCTTGCAGGGCCATTGGTAATTCATCGCAGTCCTTGGAGTGATACGATTCCCCAATGGCTGAAGTTTGCTTGTATTCAGGATCGATTGGAACTTATCTTCACTGAATACGAACAGGATCGGGTTGGTGTTTCCAGCACAGCCACAGAAGTTCTTACCTACATGATGCCTGCAACTTACGAAGCACCTCTGCATAGGGACTACGCTGACCTTTCTCTTTGGGTAGGTAATGAAGTTTTAACCAAACACGAGAAATTACCAAAGGGTTGCAAGAGTTTTTATGAATTTATAGATGATGGTGCTACGAGCAACGCCAGCAATAATCGCATCGTTCATTTTAATCAGGTAAAAAATGAGTTCAACTATCTTAGCAGGTCAATTCGACGCAGCATAGTTAAACACGCAGCACAAGAGGGATGGGGTAAGCGTCATGTCAATACCAAGTCTAACTTAGACTCCACTGAAAACACTCCAACTCCTAAACCTTCATCAAATTCAACTGTGCAAATTAGCTTATTCTAAATTTTCAACAAATCCTCAGTTTATTCAAATTTTTATCTGAGGATTTATTCTGTTAAATGGAAGCGATCGCTTCTTTAGTTATGAACATAAATTCTTAAGTTAATCATTATGAATACTCAAGCAATTCAAGAATTTTTAAATCACATCATCATTGGAATTACAGCCCTATATACCATTGTGATGGTCGTTGACTTCGTTGTGGGAATAGTCCATCTGTGGCAGAAATTTACACT is from Nostoc cf. commune SO-36 and encodes:
- a CDS encoding DUF5895 domain-containing protein, whose amino-acid sequence is MVKSRVSNNSNRSNQSTAKTAASNPKANTKAQAAKSKAPNTQLSDLDIDDIDPELLSDSYNQVRRPLLPYGIVVNDKPAGLMIPEDQLEKAGWLDMPIEDDLTIVTLTEDVTGLLITQARLLVLAFVPEYIRYKSDVEDLGGSFVGLYDEYKHNLDKKTMDVCSEHALMFLDEDNQPLHTTPVVVRFKNVALWSFKSVREEFYRSLEKTFADYFQVPFSGKSDRWRSLGVLEVEFKAVKEGEGKNKHDCCKTVAYTKPTVENLSQFYLGQPTAKALIWKQHDAIAGFTEPQSLPALPGESVSVDVEVLPPNKNRNKTQSDRKSKPATKPPRKIQLIDDDDFLDETDDLEAELDDGDFEEEDDELDDEE
- a CDS encoding M23 family peptidase gives rise to the protein MKIPKAWISLLVVITCIIYSIVAQATINTFGDGNLPTRIVEVANPQSQLPATKVLLPDWSRISLAQLPGISQSGAIDGSPYTQTLGYDLSRTWNVGMTPDQYLKLGDISEALQAEEFSLQAIALRTQPEANTDINSIDLNKIALSEFPLIGEQTLSHLAQVVPELAKTQVNNITPIATLLKSQGITASNLTLAQVLTQYEVGQMKLGEIDLSEFSISSIPNLDAVQLQQFTGWMNSNVSDIPGLGQVPLGSMPNPITEIGNLVMRLDVVYGPTENRRNNTISGSDVQGFSVPCTEKDCAYLELDDLENAGRSDRGKLEGKQWISGKYQEVEGGQGILKAVNNGREPTGRLPFGKAFKVVVMEPDETTDTVDTALFFRFCAWRMGCTPYFIGPVPFFSYKVNALMFVGNLNEQRTNTASLPTGATREPKASTTNRTGVREKINPCTFSNGSQSITGQSFSGIDLRSLGNAISEIESAGSGDYKAVGIHTCADGGLNCGRALGRYQFMSYNPYAVQLIAAKPGGQEFLSQVQQGHQPTEAELFEFFPPADQDRAFMADMANKIQVTQQQIDPVTGEPFTGERLIERVAQKHFGGDYSKVDGNGSDALGRLSLKDYGKTALASYRNGNSDNRTLTCSPNVNSSYISTTKNTENKK